In Pajaroellobacter abortibovis, the following are encoded in one genomic region:
- a CDS encoding FeoA family protein yields the protein MYAVAPSSWLTSTLSLIGIPVHTPVLVINFNLEEQIKARLSALGVVKGIRLVVLRRAMLGGPLHVRLDMGAELAIDASVAKGVVVQQQTGSDSSEQLEQRAFFGWRKQLASPEAKEIGVVVAGIMQ from the coding sequence ATGTATGCAGTAGCTCCTAGTTCTTGGCTGACTTCTACGTTGTCGTTGATCGGCATCCCTGTCCATACACCTGTTTTGGTGATCAATTTTAACCTTGAGGAACAGATCAAAGCCCGATTATCTGCTCTCGGTGTGGTGAAAGGGATTCGATTGGTCGTCTTGAGGCGGGCGATGTTAGGTGGACCTCTTCATGTGCGACTGGATATGGGGGCTGAATTGGCAATCGACGCAAGTGTGGCAAAGGGTGTAGTAGTGCAACAACAAACGGGTTCAGATTCTTCTGAGCAGTTGGAGCAACGGGCATTCTTTGGGTGGAGGAAACAGCTGGCTAGTCCAGAGGCTAAAGAAATTGGCGTTGTAGTTGCCGGAATTATGCAATGA
- the rsmD gene encoding 16S rRNA (guanine(966)-N(2))-methyltransferase RsmD has product MRIVGGLYRSRRLLGPSGQSVRPTSDRVREAAFSILEARKTLQGARVLDLYAGTGAFSLEALSRGADGTVMVESSRAMHKVIQQNLQMLCLASRASVLPLSVEQALSPIRAHGPFDFVLLDPPYGDCEQASSSSVIRAVGVAPFWVNEDALILFEHSAKQRPPALHHLDHISTWCYGSTALSLYCLSDKVKQKVREESEK; this is encoded by the coding sequence GTGAGAATTGTAGGAGGTCTTTACCGTTCGCGTAGGTTGCTTGGACCTTCTGGACAGTCGGTGCGTCCTACTTCCGATCGCGTGCGCGAGGCTGCTTTTTCAATTCTGGAGGCTCGCAAAACACTCCAAGGGGCTCGCGTTCTCGATCTGTATGCGGGGACAGGGGCATTCAGCTTGGAAGCGCTTTCCAGGGGGGCAGATGGGACTGTAATGGTGGAGTCCTCACGAGCTATGCACAAGGTGATTCAGCAGAATCTCCAGATGCTCTGTTTGGCATCGAGAGCCTCTGTCCTGCCTCTTTCTGTTGAGCAAGCACTCTCTCCCATTCGCGCTCATGGTCCTTTTGATTTTGTGTTGTTAGATCCGCCTTATGGGGACTGTGAACAAGCGAGTTCATCTTCTGTGATAAGAGCGGTGGGAGTCGCCCCCTTTTGGGTGAACGAGGATGCGCTGATTCTGTTTGAGCATTCTGCGAAACAGCGACCTCCTGCTCTTCACCACCTCGATCACATATCAACATGGTGCTATGGAAGTACTGCGCTTAGTTTGTATTGCCTCTCTGATAAGGTGAAGCAAAAAGTGCGTGAAGAATCGGAAAAATAA
- a CDS encoding SEC-C metal-binding domain-containing protein, with the protein MINPDGLRAEVYHLWGCLVSWGGQESKEPKRMYQRLLEEIASSLTQQRERLLDLIDEIIGAVVEESCPSNVPPEDWDWKSIETGVSDHIGIVPCGLEEVHEIQELASVLYQQAEEAFLAQEEKIGPELLLRLFRHFYLEEIDRAWVEHLTNMEHLRDGIGLRGYGNRDPKQEYKKEGYEIFIQMMATVSSNVCAKVFKLKAQKENEIEQMEREGAARYFAQEHLMQMRHGNEVFDSEGVESLVAGGVSGVSAQVRRDGPKIGRNDPCPCGSGQKFKKCHGLLAEGGPDSVDEESS; encoded by the coding sequence ATGATCAATCCAGATGGGCTCCGCGCTGAAGTGTATCATCTGTGGGGGTGTCTCGTTTCGTGGGGAGGACAGGAGAGCAAGGAGCCTAAGCGTATGTATCAGCGGCTTCTTGAGGAGATCGCTTCCAGCTTGACGCAGCAGCGTGAGCGTCTTTTGGATTTAATAGATGAGATTATTGGAGCGGTTGTGGAAGAGAGTTGTCCATCAAATGTTCCCCCTGAAGATTGGGATTGGAAGTCGATAGAGACTGGTGTTTCCGATCATATTGGGATCGTGCCTTGTGGTCTCGAAGAAGTGCATGAAATTCAGGAGCTTGCTTCCGTTCTTTATCAGCAAGCGGAGGAAGCTTTTCTTGCCCAGGAAGAAAAGATAGGGCCTGAGCTTTTGCTGCGGCTTTTCCGCCATTTTTATTTGGAAGAGATCGATCGAGCGTGGGTAGAGCACCTAACCAACATGGAGCATCTGCGAGACGGGATCGGTTTGCGCGGTTATGGCAATCGGGATCCCAAGCAAGAGTATAAAAAAGAGGGATATGAGATCTTCATCCAGATGATGGCTACGGTCTCCAGTAATGTATGTGCCAAGGTGTTCAAGCTTAAGGCGCAGAAAGAGAACGAAATCGAACAGATGGAACGAGAGGGTGCAGCGCGCTATTTTGCTCAAGAGCATCTAATGCAAATGCGCCATGGCAATGAGGTGTTTGACAGCGAAGGGGTGGAATCACTCGTTGCAGGTGGAGTAAGTGGGGTCTCCGCTCAAGTGCGCCGTGATGGACCTAAAATTGGTCGCAATGACCCTTGTCCGTGTGGAAGCGGGCAGAAGTTTAAAAAATGTCATGGCTTGCTAGCAGAGGGAGGACCAGATAGTGTCGATGAAGAATCCTCTTGA
- a CDS encoding CpaF family protein, giving the protein MIPRYVFEETLLDFFAPIRQFLEDPTVSEIMINGATQIFIERKGILELTDAKFDQTEKLVAALRNAAQYVGKHIDAEHPILEGRLPDGSRLEAVLPPAAPGGPCVSIRRFFKETLTVKRLIDFGALTEDAALTLKAFVAGKLNILVAGGTGSGKTSMLNALSSFIPHTERVVVIEDSQELQLQRKHVVHLEARPPDERGRGQVTIRELFRATLRLRPDRIVIGEIRSGEALDLIQAMTSGHGGCLTTLHATYPRDTLSRLETMAMMSDLSMPLAALRIQLGSAVNILVQTARLQDGSRKITHITEVIHFDPKGGEYHLQDIFLRQTHGINENGKITNDLVPTGKLPQTLPQIKERGLDLPDSVYQAAKGYSTT; this is encoded by the coding sequence ATGATCCCTCGTTATGTATTTGAAGAAACCCTTCTCGACTTTTTCGCTCCCATTCGGCAATTTCTCGAAGACCCAACCGTTAGTGAAATTATGATCAATGGAGCCACTCAGATTTTTATAGAGCGAAAAGGGATCTTAGAGCTCACAGATGCCAAATTCGACCAAACAGAAAAACTTGTTGCAGCCCTCCGCAATGCAGCCCAATACGTAGGGAAGCACATTGATGCAGAGCATCCTATTCTTGAAGGTCGTCTGCCTGATGGTTCACGTTTAGAAGCAGTGCTCCCGCCAGCCGCCCCAGGCGGACCGTGTGTCTCTATCCGCAGATTTTTTAAGGAGACACTGACTGTAAAACGGCTTATCGATTTCGGCGCACTCACAGAGGACGCCGCGCTCACATTAAAAGCATTCGTCGCTGGAAAGTTAAACATTCTCGTCGCAGGAGGGACAGGAAGCGGAAAAACTTCGATGCTCAATGCCCTCTCCTCCTTTATTCCTCACACCGAGCGGGTTGTGGTGATCGAAGATTCCCAAGAACTTCAACTGCAACGAAAACATGTGGTCCATCTGGAAGCACGACCACCCGATGAGCGAGGGAGAGGACAAGTCACGATTCGAGAACTCTTTCGAGCAACGCTTCGTCTTCGTCCAGACCGAATCGTAATAGGAGAAATTCGAAGTGGAGAAGCACTAGATCTCATTCAAGCGATGACCAGCGGGCACGGAGGGTGCTTGACTACGTTACATGCGACTTATCCGCGGGATACCTTGAGCCGATTGGAGACAATGGCGATGATGAGCGATCTATCCATGCCGCTAGCAGCGCTTCGAATCCAACTTGGATCCGCTGTCAATATTTTGGTGCAGACGGCCCGACTGCAAGACGGCTCTCGGAAAATTACTCATATCACCGAAGTGATCCATTTCGATCCTAAAGGAGGGGAATATCATTTGCAGGATATTTTTCTAAGACAGACCCACGGCATCAATGAAAATGGTAAGATTACCAATGATTTAGTCCCTACAGGAAAACTCCCTCAAACTCTCCCTCAAATCAAAGAACGTGGGTTAGACTTACCTGACTCTGTTTATCAAGCAGCCAAAGGGTACTCCACGACATGA
- the rplU gene encoding 50S ribosomal protein L21 yields MTYAIFKTGGKQYQAVESHCLQVEKLNGSVGDTITFEEVLMIGGDHIQIGQPWVPGAKVHAMIKAHGRSKKIIVFKFRRRKNYRRKRGHRQPFTTIQITQIATS; encoded by the coding sequence ATGACATATGCAATTTTTAAAACAGGTGGTAAGCAGTATCAAGCAGTAGAATCCCATTGCTTGCAGGTAGAAAAATTAAACGGTTCCGTTGGAGATACGATCACCTTTGAAGAGGTGCTGATGATCGGCGGAGACCACATTCAAATCGGCCAGCCATGGGTGCCTGGCGCAAAAGTACATGCTATGATTAAAGCACACGGCCGGAGTAAAAAAATCATTGTATTTAAATTCCGACGCCGCAAGAATTATCGCCGCAAGCGAGGGCATCGGCAACCCTTTACCACAATCCAAATCACCCAAATAGCGACTTCATAA
- the dapA gene encoding 4-hydroxy-tetrahydrodipicolinate synthase, translated as MLTLSSLQGTFTALVTPFVDSPSKTIDWVALDRLLDEQREAKVTGIVVCGTTGESPTLTDRERQDILMHTLEYLKGTGIAVIANIGTHCTQETIERARLAEKDGVHGLMVVTPYYNKPDQEGLFAHFMAVAEAVSCPLILYNVPARTGVDLMTDTIARICDRAPHVLGVKESTGNVLRTQQIVSNWGDRIAVLSGEDQIVLPMIAVGAKGVISVTANLLPAAVGRVVRLGLEGRLEEARCAHLELVAVHAAMLQETNPVPIKAALALQGWIQNSLRLPLVPAKQATRDHLSSVLETYHKRQRERDY; from the coding sequence ATGCTGACTTTGTCTTCTTTGCAGGGTACGTTCACGGCTTTAGTGACCCCTTTTGTGGATTCCCCTTCCAAGACGATCGACTGGGTGGCGCTCGATCGGCTCCTCGATGAGCAGCGCGAGGCGAAAGTTACAGGGATTGTGGTATGTGGCACTACAGGAGAGTCGCCGACACTTACGGACCGGGAACGACAGGATATTCTCATGCACACCCTTGAGTATTTGAAGGGGACGGGGATTGCTGTGATTGCAAATATAGGGACTCACTGTACACAAGAAACCATCGAGCGTGCACGGTTGGCTGAAAAGGATGGAGTTCATGGTCTGATGGTGGTTACCCCCTATTACAATAAGCCTGATCAAGAGGGGCTGTTTGCCCATTTTATGGCGGTTGCTGAGGCTGTTTCGTGTCCCCTCATCCTGTACAATGTTCCTGCGAGGACGGGGGTTGATCTGATGACTGATACAATCGCTCGGATCTGTGATCGGGCTCCTCATGTCCTAGGGGTTAAGGAATCGACTGGGAATGTGCTTCGAACGCAACAAATTGTGAGCAACTGGGGAGATCGGATTGCTGTCTTATCTGGTGAAGACCAGATTGTATTGCCTATGATTGCAGTGGGTGCCAAAGGGGTGATCAGCGTGACCGCTAACTTGTTGCCAGCAGCGGTGGGTCGTGTTGTTCGCTTGGGGTTGGAGGGGCGTTTGGAAGAGGCTCGCTGTGCTCATCTTGAGTTGGTGGCTGTTCATGCAGCGATGCTTCAGGAAACGAATCCTGTCCCCATCAAGGCTGCACTGGCTTTACAAGGTTGGATCCAGAATAGCCTTCGCCTCCCTCTTGTGCCTGCTAAACAGGCGACTCGGGATCATTTGTCTTCCGTGCTCGAAACGTATCACAAACGACAACGCGAGAGAGACTACTAA
- the dapB gene encoding 4-hydroxy-tetrahydrodipicolinate reductase, which translates to MRAPIRLAVIGASGRMGQCVLRLAAAMPEVKIVCAIGRRGKRKRESEGLVEIERRLGLSITPDLASLATLQAQVVIEFSAPDVIPDLLATACQHQIALVSGTTGLTEAQEQEIGRASAAIPVFREPNMSFGIEILGRLVQQTARWLGSSYDVEIVEVHHRHKQDAPSGTALKLASLVKTVREEESPVIYGRQGQVGARKEQEIGIHAIRGGEIIGEHTVYFVGRQERLELTCRIDNRDVWARGALNAARWLVAQKPGRYGFADLLS; encoded by the coding sequence ATGCGCGCTCCTATTCGGCTTGCTGTGATCGGAGCTTCAGGAAGGATGGGGCAGTGCGTGCTCCGTCTTGCTGCGGCCATGCCCGAGGTAAAGATCGTCTGCGCGATTGGGAGGAGGGGAAAGCGCAAGAGGGAATCAGAAGGCCTGGTTGAGATAGAGCGCAGGCTTGGCCTATCGATCACTCCTGATCTCGCTTCTCTTGCAACGTTGCAGGCACAGGTGGTGATTGAATTCTCTGCCCCTGATGTGATTCCAGATCTTTTGGCGACTGCATGCCAGCATCAAATTGCCCTTGTGAGTGGTACGACAGGTCTTACAGAAGCTCAAGAACAAGAAATAGGGCGGGCTTCTGCCGCAATTCCTGTTTTTCGAGAGCCTAATATGAGTTTTGGGATCGAGATTTTGGGGCGGCTAGTGCAGCAAACAGCTCGATGGCTCGGCTCGAGTTATGATGTGGAGATTGTGGAGGTACATCATCGGCATAAGCAGGATGCTCCGAGTGGAACGGCGCTGAAACTGGCTTCCCTTGTGAAAACGGTGAGGGAGGAGGAGAGTCCAGTGATCTATGGTCGACAGGGGCAAGTGGGTGCGCGCAAGGAGCAAGAAATCGGGATCCATGCGATTCGAGGAGGAGAGATCATCGGGGAGCACACGGTTTATTTCGTGGGTAGGCAGGAGCGGCTTGAATTGACGTGTCGGATCGACAATCGAGATGTGTGGGCTCGGGGTGCCCTCAACGCAGCGCGCTGGCTGGTTGCTCAGAAACCGGGTCGTTATGGTTTTGCTGATTTGCTGTCGTGA
- the rpmA gene encoding 50S ribosomal protein L27, translating into MAHKKGAGSTRNGRDSNAQRRGTKVYEGQRVSAGNILRRQVGATIHPGKNVGCGKDFTLFAKIDGIVKYEWKTKTKKQVSVYPISAYLNSCTSR; encoded by the coding sequence ATGGCACACAAAAAAGGGGCAGGGAGCACCCGGAATGGACGTGATTCCAACGCTCAACGCAGAGGGACCAAAGTATACGAAGGGCAAAGGGTCAGCGCAGGAAATATCCTGAGGCGCCAAGTCGGAGCCACTATCCATCCAGGTAAAAACGTAGGATGTGGCAAAGACTTCACCCTCTTCGCTAAAATCGATGGGATCGTCAAATACGAATGGAAAACAAAGACCAAAAAACAAGTCTCCGTTTATCCCATCTCAGCTTATCTAAACAGCTGCACTAGCCGATAG
- the feoB gene encoding ferrous iron transporter B — MREAAASVPYLPLLSKREPCHVLLIGRPNSGKSTLYNCLTQGAAKVGNYPGTTVDILESSPVVVGDQCFVLFDLPGIYSMKTANEQGTDEEITHQFLSQLAVNGEGCSFSLIQVLDGTQLPLHLGLTRELLHAGFAPLLVITQADRLAQRGQALNIDLLEQTLGLPALLVDARDEISRAPLFETLIDLTVRRISSSESVWDPYTLTQRVLTPFLPKNTSEWDQRSAQLDRILLHPVAGLLLFGSLLVTLLAAIFFVSHFITQTLEQVLAWIETALLDQWGQHLFSSFLINGLLEGGGTLLAFVPQVVMLTVAIECLEASGYLVRGAFLVDRFLRFFGLSGSSFLPLLMGHACAVPAIGATRVIRDTLERLTALLVIPLMTCSARLPTYSLLISAFFASAGPWVQALLFLGMYGCGVAMGLVVAWLLRRTVIRGRSLPLLAEIPPYRFPKARVILSAAKRDAVRFIKEVGVSILIASSLMWVFLTLPSPIHSLRNDSQELDGTVAIEESIAATLGKALEPVTNLIGFDWRINVGLIGALGAREVMVGTLSVVFGLEGEEAKEPILPLAQRIQKATKPDGTAAYTAATGFALLTFFLLACQCTSTLAAIHRETRTWKWPLFLFAYTYALAYACAWLAYRLVQLFR, encoded by the coding sequence ATGAGAGAGGCTGCAGCATCAGTCCCTTATTTACCTCTATTATCGAAGCGAGAGCCTTGTCATGTCCTTTTGATAGGACGACCTAATTCAGGTAAATCAACCCTCTATAATTGCTTGACTCAAGGGGCAGCAAAAGTAGGGAACTATCCAGGTACTACCGTGGATATACTGGAGAGCTCACCGGTTGTGGTGGGGGATCAATGCTTTGTCCTGTTTGATTTACCCGGAATTTATTCCATGAAAACAGCGAATGAACAGGGAACAGACGAAGAGATTACACACCAGTTCCTTTCTCAGCTAGCGGTGAATGGAGAGGGGTGCTCTTTCTCGCTCATCCAAGTGCTCGACGGAACGCAACTCCCCCTCCATTTGGGATTGACGCGAGAGCTTCTCCACGCAGGATTTGCGCCTTTGTTGGTGATCACCCAGGCCGATCGGCTTGCGCAACGAGGACAAGCTCTTAATATTGATCTGCTTGAACAAACGCTGGGACTTCCTGCTCTGCTTGTTGATGCGCGCGACGAGATCAGCCGCGCCCCTCTTTTTGAAACGCTTATCGATTTAACTGTTCGACGAATCTCCTCTTCCGAATCAGTGTGGGACCCATACACACTCACCCAGCGCGTGCTAACCCCTTTTCTGCCGAAAAACACCTCTGAGTGGGATCAACGCTCAGCTCAACTCGACCGGATATTACTCCATCCTGTGGCAGGCCTTCTTCTGTTTGGTAGTCTTTTGGTAACCTTGCTCGCTGCGATTTTCTTTGTTTCTCATTTTATTACACAAACGCTTGAGCAGGTTTTGGCATGGATAGAGACAGCCTTGCTCGACCAATGGGGTCAACATCTCTTCAGCTCTTTCCTGATCAATGGGCTGCTGGAAGGGGGGGGAACGCTGCTTGCTTTTGTGCCGCAAGTGGTTATGTTGACGGTTGCTATCGAATGTCTGGAAGCGAGCGGCTATTTGGTGCGCGGGGCTTTTTTGGTCGATCGGTTCCTGCGCTTTTTTGGTCTCAGCGGCAGTTCCTTTTTGCCTTTATTGATGGGACATGCTTGTGCAGTCCCTGCGATCGGGGCTACGCGCGTGATTCGAGATACACTTGAACGGTTGACTGCGCTTCTTGTGATTCCGCTCATGACCTGTTCTGCTCGGCTTCCCACGTATAGTCTTCTGATTTCTGCTTTTTTTGCTTCAGCGGGACCGTGGGTTCAGGCATTGCTTTTCTTGGGGATGTATGGGTGTGGGGTCGCTATGGGCTTAGTGGTCGCTTGGTTACTCCGTAGAACGGTAATCCGAGGCCGCTCTCTCCCGCTTTTGGCTGAAATTCCACCCTATCGATTCCCTAAGGCGAGGGTCATTCTGAGCGCAGCGAAGAGGGATGCCGTCCGCTTTATCAAAGAGGTGGGAGTTAGTATCCTGATCGCCTCTTCTCTGATGTGGGTCTTTTTGACGCTCCCTTCCCCCATCCATTCATTGAGAAACGACTCGCAAGAATTGGATGGGACGGTTGCGATTGAGGAGAGCATCGCTGCGACGCTAGGAAAAGCGCTTGAGCCTGTGACGAATCTGATTGGCTTTGATTGGCGGATTAACGTCGGCCTGATCGGAGCACTGGGGGCTCGTGAGGTGATGGTAGGCACCTTGAGCGTTGTGTTTGGATTGGAAGGGGAAGAGGCAAAAGAACCTATTTTGCCTCTCGCTCAAAGGATACAAAAGGCAACCAAACCAGATGGAACAGCAGCTTATACAGCAGCTACAGGGTTTGCCTTGTTGACTTTTTTTCTGCTAGCTTGTCAATGCACAAGCACTTTAGCAGCAATACACCGTGAGACGAGGACATGGAAATGGCCTCTCTTTCTTTTTGCATACACCTATGCGCTTGCTTATGCGTGCGCTTGGTTAGCCTATCGGCTAGTGCAGCTGTTTAGATAA
- the truA gene encoding tRNA pseudouridine(38-40) synthase TruA — MLTSPLFSSAVEWLKSLPLLNPPLLDSFPTAYPQAVPSVTDGRMGILLEVAYDGTGFHGWASQRNVRTVEQTLRDAIAVLDPSVVRIRGTSRTDAGVHAQAQWVAFDTGRVLSTRAWMLALNHHLPEDVSVRSACLVPVGFTPRFACRSKRYHYQVLFDKGRDPLSRYRAWRVLWAVDPECLKREAETMVGKHDFAAFRGASDRRETTVRTIHEVSVETQGKWMSIRMKGDSFLYHMVRILVGTLVCVGAGKLEEGALYRAFTSRKREDAGLTAPPHGLTLEEVDLEFPSNMRELWPPSTHLFSSSEIALKGG; from the coding sequence ATGTTAACCTCCCCATTATTCTCAAGCGCCGTTGAATGGTTGAAATCGCTTCCTTTGCTCAATCCCCCTTTGCTTGATTCTTTCCCTACAGCATATCCGCAGGCAGTCCCCTCTGTGACAGACGGTAGGATGGGGATTCTCTTGGAGGTTGCTTATGATGGGACTGGTTTTCATGGATGGGCCTCTCAGCGCAATGTCCGCACGGTGGAACAAACGTTGCGAGACGCGATTGCAGTCCTCGATCCTTCTGTTGTGCGCATACGCGGGACCAGCAGAACGGACGCTGGTGTCCATGCACAGGCGCAGTGGGTTGCCTTTGATACGGGTCGTGTTCTCTCCACACGCGCTTGGATGTTAGCCTTGAATCATCATTTGCCAGAGGACGTTTCGGTGCGGTCGGCCTGTTTGGTTCCGGTGGGCTTTACCCCTCGGTTTGCATGTCGCAGCAAGCGTTATCACTACCAGGTGCTCTTCGATAAGGGGAGGGATCCCCTTTCTCGCTATCGCGCCTGGCGTGTGCTGTGGGCTGTCGATCCGGAGTGTCTCAAACGAGAAGCTGAAACCATGGTGGGGAAACATGACTTTGCCGCCTTTCGAGGTGCTTCGGATCGCCGTGAAACGACTGTCCGCACAATTCATGAAGTCTCGGTGGAGACTCAGGGGAAGTGGATGAGCATTCGGATGAAGGGGGACTCGTTTCTGTATCATATGGTGCGTATTCTTGTCGGGACCCTGGTCTGTGTGGGGGCTGGCAAGCTGGAAGAGGGGGCTCTCTACCGTGCATTCACATCGAGAAAAAGAGAGGATGCAGGGCTTACTGCTCCCCCGCATGGTCTTACGTTGGAAGAGGTCGATTTGGAGTTCCCATCGAACATGAGGGAGCTCTGGCCTCCTTCCACCCATTTGTTTTCCTCGTCTGAGATAGCGCTTAAAGGAGGATAG
- a CDS encoding NAD-dependent epimerase/dehydratase family protein yields the protein MKIFVTGGSGFLGSHVVEQLIERGYQVRALVRATSNSSHLTSLPQVELVEGGLGQVDQLANALRGVDGVIHCAGLVKARNEVEFFDVNVKGTQNLLSLAARHAPSLKRFVLVSSLEAVGPSPDGTLLDDQHVPNPVTCYGRSKLAAERVALAMKDRLPLTIVRPTGIYGPRDKEILSVFQSVARGVLPMFGEGYNTVSMIYASDAALACIKAFERDVPSGSAYFINDGVVYTWREALEDVERALGKRAIIRTGIPFSVLKMVAWGTELFGKATNRAVMLNRDKLRGLLSPHWVCSSEKAQRDLDWLPTVMWPEGTRHTVQWYREHGWL from the coding sequence ATGAAGATTTTTGTAACGGGAGGAAGTGGATTTTTAGGGAGCCACGTGGTTGAGCAGCTCATTGAGCGCGGTTATCAAGTGAGAGCATTAGTCCGAGCCACTTCAAATTCTTCTCATCTTACTTCTCTTCCTCAAGTAGAGCTCGTAGAAGGGGGATTGGGGCAGGTAGACCAATTGGCTAATGCGTTGCGTGGGGTCGATGGGGTAATCCATTGTGCAGGTCTTGTCAAAGCGAGGAACGAAGTTGAATTTTTTGATGTTAATGTCAAAGGGACTCAGAATCTTCTTTCTTTAGCCGCTCGACATGCCCCTTCGCTCAAGCGGTTTGTATTGGTGTCTAGCTTGGAAGCGGTGGGCCCTTCGCCGGATGGAACCCTGCTTGACGATCAGCATGTGCCGAATCCTGTGACGTGTTATGGCCGTTCTAAGTTGGCTGCTGAACGCGTTGCCTTGGCGATGAAAGATCGGTTGCCTTTGACGATTGTGCGACCAACTGGGATCTATGGTCCGCGAGATAAAGAAATCCTATCTGTTTTCCAGAGTGTTGCTCGAGGGGTTCTCCCAATGTTTGGAGAGGGGTACAATACCGTGAGCATGATTTATGCTTCGGATGCAGCTTTAGCCTGTATTAAAGCTTTCGAACGCGATGTGCCTAGTGGGAGTGCCTATTTTATCAATGATGGTGTTGTTTATACATGGCGAGAAGCGTTAGAAGATGTGGAGCGAGCTCTTGGAAAGAGAGCGATAATCCGGACGGGGATCCCATTTTCTGTGCTCAAAATGGTGGCTTGGGGGACTGAATTGTTTGGAAAGGCAACGAATCGAGCTGTGATGCTCAATCGGGATAAGCTCCGTGGGCTTCTCAGTCCCCATTGGGTTTGTTCTTCGGAGAAGGCGCAGCGCGATTTGGATTGGTTGCCCACGGTGATGTGGCCAGAGGGGACACGGCATACCGTTCAGTGGTATCGAGAGCATGGTTGGTTGTGA